TTCTTATCTTAGTGATGCTCTGAGAGTGTGCTAAGAATCATCTGGAGAGGAAAGACTGAAGCAAGAAGGACCCATGTGTCCTCTATTGGGGAAAAGAGGAAGAATAAATGGAAGATTTGTGGCTGCCATCCCATTTGGTCGACGCCCACCACTCGAGCCTTTAGGAAGAGGCGGCGACGTTGGGCTTGTCATCACGAGTGACAGGAATGTTGCGCTCGCTACGGCCGGATTCGTTCCCTCCGCTGACCTTTGGCCCGGTCAGTGTGAGCAGGCCGTCAGCAGAGAGGGTACAGGTGATGGCGGATTGGTCCACGCTGGATGGGAGGCGGTAGCGGCGGTGGAACTCACGGGAGATGTATCcatggtcatcctggaagaccAAGCCAATTTGCAGACTACTActacaaaaaaaatggttgcgACTCACCTGTCTTTCTCCATGCTTGCCTTGGATCTCCACGTAGTCGTCACTGATCTTCACACTCAGTTCATCAGGAGAAAAGTGCTTGACGTCCAGGTAGACCGTGAACTTTTCCCTGTCAGACCTCACCTGGGCAATATATTAGAGATAGTATAAATGTAAATGCAATCAAGCCTGACAAATGTACACTTCCAATTTGGTTTTTACCTCTGACATTCCAGAGTTGGAAGAATCCAAAAAGTTACGGAACAGTGACTGTCTGTAATAGGGGCTGATAGTGGAGGCAGCGTAGGGGAAGAGGTCGTAATCGAACATGCCCTCGCCAAAGAACTGGTCGAAGAGTCGAGCCGGGTAAATGGAACCCAGGGCGCGTCTGAACCAGGGGTGCTGGATGGCAATATCCATAATGACTGCGGAGAGGTTCGGGTCTGGTACAGCTTGGCTTGACTCGGGTGATTGAATGTGGCAGCTCAGCTTAGGCTCCCGTAGGTGAAGTGAAGAGAGCGAccaaagaatgatgttgaaaacaGCGAGGAGATGAGAGCGACTCGGGTGTTTTCTGCCCAACGGCCGCATCCTCTTTATATACCTAAGAACCAGAAAGAGGGGCTTTAGCCACGATCCCTCTGGAATGGCATTATGTCATGTTGCATTTAGCACACTCAGCAGAATTTGAGTTGAGGATGGGCAGTCTGGGGGTGGTGATTGGTGGGTTTCAGGGTACGGGGACTGGCGTGACTCAGTACCACCTACACGCCAGACACAAGGGGCTGCCAATAAAAACTGTTCCCCGTGTGGAAGGCATGGCCAATACAATACAGCCAGGAAGCAATGTGCAGCACCGTATTGTTCCGTACGGGTGCCTGGGCCAAGTGGAGATTTAGAGACATAGTTGGAGAGGGGAAGAAAAGGttcagtgaagatgaggttacTTTTTCAAGTACTTCATTTAATATTTCGCGTTGGGTCCTCACATGTTCCTCATCCCAAATTTGGCATTGTACAAATTTGCCTTTCTATCACACCTAATCCAATTGGTcgcttgttttgtttctttgccCTGTGTTGCCTTGGTCCGTACTTtggattttttctttcaaacgcCATTGGTTAGACATTtctgaaattttaattgagtaaaatatgttttgccgtgattggttgtgacctgagacctggcaactgtaaATTACATTACATTGGCAGATGTAATTTTCAGTCGATagaaagtggcaaaatggctgccctctgagatggataaaagcaGCTGAATTTTGAtgctgtttttttcactttgaattTAGAGCAAACATTTgagatatgaaaaaaaaaatctgtttgacAGACAGTGAGCAATTCTTCAAAAagaggcttcaagctgtttgGTCACTCTTAGTTGAATTTTTCTGTCAAAGTAAACACATATGGCAGAGCCCCGCCTGACACcagccttatttcaaggtatcaGGTCGACACAATGGTGGCCGCATTCCGTCTCCATTCCATTTCGTGGacataaaaaaatgtattggTAGCACCTGCAATGCCTTCAATGGGAACGTTGCCACCACCAACGTCATAGAGCCGTCATGCTACTACTTAACACGGTAGTTGCAGCGCTTGTGCTTTAATGACAAGATAATAGCTTGCTGAAATTATAGAAAATTACTCACTAATGTTCCTATAAGCTTTATTTTCGATTCACCCGATTACAGTGTGAAAACCTTCTATCTCTGCAAACACTTCCACAATTGGTGTGGGGTGTTGTCTAGACCTGTACAAGACATTCCGGTTTGGTTGCTACGTAATATTCTCACCAATCAgtcttgtgtttcttttttttttaataatttgctTAATTACAGTTCAGCACTGAGTACATGACTAAACTTCTCAAAGGGAAATGAGAGTGTGGTTGACCTGTTGGTCTTTGTCATTCTcaaccatttttttcttcttgcagtTCCGTGACGTAGAAATAACCCTATTGATATAAAAGTCAACTGTCCCCATAGTCCAAACTTTACCACGCAGCAAACTTTTTTCATTTGTCTCCTGTGAGTTCGAGTATAAAATGATACGAACAAAAGATGACAATAGACCAAGCAAACTGAAGTGAGCTCTTGTTTGACATCAGAGTCAGTTATGCATGCTTACTCGCTTCAAGGAGGATATCCAATGGAGCGTCCTAATTTTTCTCAACTGGCATGAATGGACAATTTCCCATT
This region of Syngnathus typhle isolate RoL2023-S1 ecotype Sweden linkage group LG2, RoL_Styp_1.0, whole genome shotgun sequence genomic DNA includes:
- the cryaa gene encoding alpha-crystallin A chain, coding for MDIAIQHPWFRRALGSIYPARLFDQFFGEGMFDYDLFPYAASTISPYYRQSLFRNFLDSSNSGMSEVRSDREKFTVYLDVKHFSPDELSVKISDDYVEIQGKHGERQDDHGYISREFHRRYRLPSSVDQSAITCTLSADGLLTLTGPKVSGGNESGRSERNIPVTRDDKPNVAASS